The following DNA comes from Photobacterium sp. DA100.
TGGCAAGGATGGTCATACCGATGACCAGCGGGGTGACACCTAGATTTTTCGCAAGCGCCGCAGCGCCATAAACAAGTCGATCTGCGCTCCATACCAGTAAAGTCAGGCCGATACAGAGAAACACGATGGCTTCGAGCATTGTTGTCCCTTTTGTGTAAATGTGCTGGATTGGATCACTGCTGCATGCCAGAAAGGGGGCTGTGATCCAATTGGGGTGATAAATTTAAGAGACTAATTTTGACGGTTCGGCCATCAAAAAGAAAGCAAAAGGGGTGAGAAATTCGTTAATACCGGTGGATTTTTATGATGTTGGCGTCATGTGAAAACCGTATCGGGCATAATTGGCATGGGGAATGGACTGGCATAGCGAGGGCCGAGAAATCACAGACTTCTTACAGTTCATCTCTTGAGTTGGTTGCATAATCTACCTATCATCAAAGGCATAAAGATAACTAATTAATTCTATTCATATAATGTCGCTTGTTATGTTAACAGGCCGGCTATCGGACAGGCAGGACTGCCAGATAAGGTAACTATGGAGCAGACAGAGGCGCTGGTATCCATCCGGCATATGACCTTCTCCCGTGGTGAGCGAAAAATCTTTGATGATGTTTCGTTGGATGTGCCTAAGGGCAAAGTGACGGCCATAATGGGGCCGTCGGGGATCGGTAAGACCACCTTGCTCCGGCTGATTGGCGGGCAGATCGTGCCAGATAGTGGGGATATTTGGTTTGACAGCTGGAATATCCCGACACTGGGGCGCAGTGAGCTGTATCGGGCCCGTAAGAAAATGAGCATGCTGTTCCAGTCGGGGGCACTGTTCACGGACATGACGGTGTTCGACAACGTGGCTTTTCCGTTGCGCGAGCATACCCAGTTGCCAGAAGATCTATTGCATACCCTGGTGCTGCTCAAACTCGAGGCAGTGGGATTGCGCGGTGCGGCCCAATTGATGCCGAGTGAACTGTCTGGCGGTATGGCCCGCCGGGCGGCTCTGGCCAGGGCAATTGCACTGGACCCGGATCTTCTCTTGTATGACGAGCCCTTTGTCGGCCAGGATCCGATCACCATGGGGGTGTTGGTCAAGCTGATCCGTGATCTCAACCAGGCGCTGGGCGCGACCTCGGTGATCGTTTCCCATGATGTACCCGAGGTGATGGGGATCGCGGATCATGTCTATATTCTCTCTGGTGGCCAGATTATCGGGCAGGGCACACCGCAGCAACTGCTGGATAACCCCGATCCCCGTATCCGCCAGTTTATTGATGGCCAGGCGGATGGGCCGGTGCCGTTTCGTTATCCTGCCCAGCCGATGGTGCAGGACTTGTTTACCGGTGGTGGGAAGGAGCGCTGAGCATGGTGACTGATTTTATTGCCCGTCAGGGGCGGCGGGCGCTGGATATCTGCCAGACCATAGGCCGGGCCAGCATGGTGCTGTATGGCGCGCTGGT
Coding sequences within:
- the mlaF gene encoding phospholipid ABC transporter ATP-binding protein MlaF; the encoded protein is MEQTEALVSIRHMTFSRGERKIFDDVSLDVPKGKVTAIMGPSGIGKTTLLRLIGGQIVPDSGDIWFDSWNIPTLGRSELYRARKKMSMLFQSGALFTDMTVFDNVAFPLREHTQLPEDLLHTLVLLKLEAVGLRGAAQLMPSELSGGMARRAALARAIALDPDLLLYDEPFVGQDPITMGVLVKLIRDLNQALGATSVIVSHDVPEVMGIADHVYILSGGQIIGQGTPQQLLDNPDPRIRQFIDGQADGPVPFRYPAQPMVQDLFTGGGKER